GGACGCATCCATGTTTATCGGCTTGCAACTAGTCAACGTTTCCCACAAATTCTCcttaacaattaaaaaaaaaataaaaataggtAGACATACCTGTTTTCTGTGGAAGCGAGTTCCCAGTTTCAAGCAGTTCTTGCAAGGTATCAAAGGAGACTTCTTCTGTATTGGCGAGGGTTGCATTTACCTGCTCCAACCATTTTGCCAACCGCAATTcctgaacgaaaaaaaagcaaaacaaaacaaaaacaaaagagtgtGCATCAGTAATATTCCATGGACTCCACTAACCGCTAAGTTCCTCTTCTTAAAGAATACAGGATAGGAAAACGCCCTTACTTCCTTCCTCCTTAAGAGTCATTTTAAGTTATGCGAACCTGTTTGAGTTTTGGTATTTCTGGTAAGTCAACATCCAGTGAATGCCCGTTATCCAGGAGTTGTTGTAATCTTGTCACATCGGTGTTACTCCTCTGTATCACTTTTTGCGCTTCACATTGAAAACTCTCCACACGTGTCATGAGTTCCTTTTgcaaggaaaggaaaaaacgaaAGACAGTCCAGTTACTGTATAACTAAACTTGAACAACGCTGGCTGAAAACTTAATTgatctttgtttttgtagttCAAGGTCACAGAAGAATATTCTTTCggttgctctttttctctgtcACCCAGCCCACACACCATCTTTTCAATGCTTGAGCTAAACTTACCTGAACCAGCTCTGCTTCCCTGACGACACAAGGTAGGTTCTGTAGCTGTTGCATAAAACCTTGGAGTTCATCAAGGCTAAGAAGAGTCATTGAAACAGCCTCTGCACCATTTTGAGGTCtgataaaatgtaaataatgacATGTAAGTGACTTGAAGCTAATGATCAGTGCATGTTTTGTTTGATATGATATAGTCATGACAAGTAAACGAAAAACAGAGAGTTCTAAGTTCAAATAAGACACAAATGACCGCTTTGTGCTACCTAGTTCTGTGTTTCCTGCTCACAAGCTGCAGAGCAACACTGGCACAGCGCTCAGCCTCTGCCACTGCAGCCTTGAGTTGTTGGAACAAATCACAGTCAGGAAACTGACTCTGTTCTGCAGTGTTCACAAGCTGCTTGAGCTCTGAGACATCtgtcaaacaaaaacaacagacAAACTAAGATTTTAATCATCACCAACCCAGGACAGAGACTAACAGGGAGTAACAGAACAAATCATCCATCATAGTAACACAAATATATGTGCAAACTACAGTAATTATATTTTAACTAACATTAAACATTTCAACTCACCAACTTTGTGATCTGAGGGATCTAATGCTCTCTTGACTTCTGTGGCCCAGTTATCAAAGGAGTCAGCTCTTCTCTTGAGGCGCAACAACATGGAAGGAAGTTCCTGAAGGGTGTAACGATATctacaaaagaaaggaaaattcacTAACACTGTTTGAGATTACGATTTGGACAATATATTTACACCTTTCATGGAAaccaaaattatcattgtaaatCTTCTCAAACTTTAGTACCTCAAACTTTTTTCTGATGAATCACAGGAACACAAATCTGAGACACAGTCTAGGCACACAAGTTTAcctgaaaaacaacatttcattagcctccatagaaacaacaataatttttattattttaaactcCAAACCAAGCAAATTAATAGAACTTGTTAAACCATACCAGGACTGCATGAGCACTGTACAGCAGAGAGGAAACAAGTTGTCTTGCATGCTAAACATTGTCGTTCATCATCAGGGAGCAATTCAAATGCTTCACCTCTTTCAAACTCTGGGATGCCCTGTTACAAAATACAAGATTTAAGTTCAAACACAATTTCAAACCTTCACAGATTTGCCAGGATTTGATGGATTCAgtcaattattctttttttaacattcaCCACATTATTcattctttttgaaaattaatagaaaaaaattggggtTAGGGGCATTTTAAGGGAACAGCCAGTTTGTTGACCTTGCCTAAGGTGGGATTCTTAAATCTCAGACCTTGGACACAATGCCTGCATGTACCATCAAAATACATTGAAACCCTATTTTTCAAACTCTGTATAGTATTGGTACAATATAGTCACAGCATACATGTACATTGTACGTTTTATTTCACAAACGGAAGAAAAATTCATTGAGATCACCAGTCCAAATGATTAAGCAATACCCCACAGCATTCTGTTCTTTGTATCGTTTGAAGTTTCAACATACCATTCTTTTCAAGATGTGCCTGCGATTAGCTTCCCTCTCAACAATCGCCACCATTTCATCATAAACTGCTTTAGCCAGGTCAAGATCCAGCCCATCAGGATCAGCAGCCATTTTGCAAACCAGTTCTTCATGGGAAAATACTGGGTTTCTACCCATTTCACGGTAGTGATCAATGCACAGACGCCCAATGGGAAGCTGTGAATAGCAGAAGAGTACACTGATGGAGAGGTCTTTGTGAGGCTTATGAGCTCACTTCAGtgtcataattaattttgatcaatGCAAAGTAGGATTAACTCTGTCATAAGCTTGAACATTAAAAGAACAAACTACATACCCAGTCTGCAGTGGCAAAGTTGACAGCTTCAGCTAAGTTGAGGCCGTGATTAAATCCAGCGTGGTAAGCCCTCGGAAAAGTGACAACAAATTCACCTGCATACTGGTTTGTTCTAACCACAGGAACACTTTTGCTGGTAAGTGCATTTGGATTGATAATTGTGACAAGTTGATGAAGAAGATCAGGTTGAGCTTCAAACAATTCAGGTGCTGATTCTTTCATTGCTTGCTCAAAAGCTACAGCACAATCTCCTGGCACTCCATACCATGTTTTTGGCTCACCCCTGAAGCATAAGAGATTTTTACATCTTCAACTTTGCATTTTGCATGACTTTCATGACAAATAGTCATGACTTGCTTACCAGTGCATATAGTTTATGGAGTAGCTCCAGTGGTCTTCATTGTGCCAGCAAAAACTACTGAAGCACATGCCAACATAAATCCAGGGAACCTGCATAAAAGATTATATGCAGATAAAATCAATTGTTTAATGTACcttaaaccaaaaaattttcaaagttcttatCTCAGATGGCAGCATACCTTCATTCCTGAAATATCAGCACTGATGTGGGACAACACTGATCTTTCCAAATTTGCAAGGTTATTGAGATTCCAACCGGATTTAGCATAAAactgaaaaggagaaaaaggaagaatggTATGCTTTTGTAAAAAATGATGGGGTTTTGGGGGCACACATTTCACAACATATCCTGAAAACCCTACGTCTGtttcaatgatattttttttattatcattattatccaAGGAATAATGGAATCACTGACAAATAGAGTAACCTAAGTTGTTTAAAGGAAACACTTGACAACATCCTGCTTCACtgataaacaagaaatatgACTGCTGTTGAGGGGTTGAAGCAtgttttcatcaaaatcatATTTTACGAAAGAACTACCTACACTTAGAAATTTAGTCCAATATAATAAAAACATCTTTACCTACTGTATGCTTATGTTGATAActacacaaaaaaatttttcaacagaaaacttaaacttcaGAGCAAAGATAAACTCAGAGAAAAGTACAAGTCGCAAAAGTATTCGCTAAAGGGAGATACTAAGAGGAATACTGAGAGTTTTCAATATCAATGTGGTTTTCATTCACATAAAGAATCTAAAAACCAATATTACTTCTTCTTCACTAGTAACAGCATTATAATGCCGTGGAAATCCACTTCCATGAGTTGCTGTATGCAGATCAGCACCATATTCCACAGTCACATCTTCATCCATTGTGGATACAAGTCTCCAGAACTCCCTCTCCACAACCTCAGTTGGCACCTGCTGTGGgggaattttgaaatattccCTTTTGAAGCTATCAGCCATCTCTCCAAATGACTGCAGAGTGTATTCTCTCTTGGCTTGCTCAAACCCAAATGCCTCAATTGGTTTATTACACTCCTGTTAACCAATTAAATAAAGAGACACTGCCTCAATTAACCCATCAACGATTAAAGCAACCACAAAAAATAAGGACAAAAATGTTTCTAACCAGTTGACTCTGTTCTGTgtcttattttaaaagaaagttgTCAAGAGTATTTCAATTAATCTACACTTCTTTGTTTAGAGTGTTATGTACAGTGCAtaagaacaaaaatacaattttccAGGTTGCTTACTTCAGCAACACATCTTGGACATCTCCAATCACCACGTGGAACTGATGATAATGGTGGAATCAGGCAATAGGTATGATAGCTGTCATCACAACCATCACAGAGTAGCATGCTCTCCTCAGAGTCACCTTTGCTACAAACTTGACACAAGTATTCATCCTAAAAGGTAACAATTATTAACTATCATTTCAATggttttaaaaacaataatccaAATGTGTAGAGAACTAATGGTATTATACTACAATTGCATTCACTTTTAACAAGGACATTTCCGCAAGAGATGTGACCTAAAGAAACTATAATAGTATGGCTGTGAAAACCAATCACTCACCGGGACAATAAGAGTGtctggaaaataatttttcctgcTGGCTCTTCTCATTGGTCTTCTTCTTGTGAACTCATGCTCTTTCAGTGGCATCAATCTCTCAAGCTTAACATTTTGCCTTTGCCTTTTCTGTTTACTTGGACATGTTAAAAGATTTTCTGATTCATGCAACATGGTTTTACGAGGAGATGGTTCACTATAGCGCTGTGGCTCACTGTTTACCTTCATAGGTATGTCTCCGAGTTCTGTTATGAGTAATAGAAAGAAGTGCCGCTCATTTCAATCAAGAAGACACCTGCATgcttaaaataaatattatgcTCTCGCCCtaaattttgcaatttgaaggatTTAAAACCTTATAGAATACAATTTAGGCAAGGGAAATATTGCTTATTATTATATGTTacctaataataattattctatttGACTTAAGTTTGATTTGCAGTCTCCCTTATAAGAAGAGCACTTGAGCTCTATGTTATTACTCTAAGACTTAACAACCTTGATTATGTGATTGCTGTTATGGTCAGTGTTTTCAAGCATTGCTTCAGAGAGATTTGAAAATGCAACCTCATCAGTCTTGAAATTTTACTGTTTCACTTTCGTACGAGTTGTGatgcttcttcaatttcaaaCATCTGTACAGGACTCAATACTCTTCAGATTGCTAATCATCCCCAACAATCAATGGcagcatttttcaaaaatgatcAGTAAAAATCATTGTAATGAAtgataaatataataattattagttattcCTACCTTGCTTGACTTTTAATTGATCCTTCTTAGTGGGCAAGGTACCTTTTGTTAGCCCAGCCATTTTAGGTCCAGGAGCAAGAAATTGCAACCTTTTCAACTCAGGGTTGTTCTCAAAGTCTACAGCTCCAAGCTAAAAAATGAGTTTAGAAGccttaataacaaaaaatattgaaattataaaaatgcATATATAagcctgttttgttttgttttttgtttccataTCTTCAGCCATAAAACTGTCCTAAGAAAGTTCACTCACGTGTTTGAAAAGTAGGACGTGTTGTACAGTTTAGTACAGAAACTGCCCGGGCATATTAGCAAGAGTTTACACAGGATACAAATACCCTgtgtacccccccccccccgaaaaaaaaaccaaagcatTCTGACTTATACAAGTTTACAAGGATAGTTCATACCTCATCAGCTCCAGTCTTCTTGGATCTCCTCGACATTTGATAATTTGTGTTAGGTGAACAATGTGGAACATAATCCTTGTCTTTGTCTTGCCTCTTTGTTTCTGAATTCTgaatagaaataataattataatattattttttcagacaaataaagaaactatCATTTCCCCTGTAGATCAGAAGGGTTTCAATAATAGTAAGTAAGACTTTATTTAACGAGGGTAACATATAACAGTAATAAAACTGATAAACTAATGGCCCTTGAAATGGTAGACAAATTCTGAAAAGATTGATGAAAGAGTCCTAATTGCATCGCTGAACATTTTAAGGTTTTTCCAAGATAAACATcctattaatttaaaattttcataaatGTTCTCACTGAGCTGGCAAAAAGCTGATGTCAGTCCAAAGTTTAACATTTTACACAAGATCCTAGGTAGCACCAcaactacaataattattatattactgTTTAAAACCCCAAAATATAAACTTTCTGGactttctcaagttttacaatGTCCTAATACAAGCAAATCAGTCAATGCAGTAATTACAGTCAATAAATCCTGTGTAGTACCTGTGGTGGCGGATCCCCTGTAAATGCTCCAGCTTGAAAGATATCGTAAGGGTAAAGGTACCTTTCATAATTCATTCGCAAGAGAGAAGGTGCAGATTTTCCTACTTGGTAGCCCATCTgcaaagacaaataaaaagcTTACTTTTAAATCAAAGCAATTCTTCATAGATGACTCAAAATTCATTGTTGATTCCAAAGATAACAAGTAACACAGAAAGCATAAGTAACTTAAGCCTAACTTAGTCTTTCAAACCAAAACTAAAGTCGTTAATTTTTACCTTCCTTGCCACAATTGaccatttcttctttcttgttaTATACTCAAATCCTCCTTCCTCACACACAGTCTaaaatgttaaatttcaaACATCTCACAAGTTTTTCAATACATGACAGTGTCCTAACACTTTCCTTAAACAGTAAAAGCAAACAACTTTATTTCTTATATATCGGCATAGAAAAGGCTTATTTCAGACCCAATCAACAAAATACCATCCACAGTCAACCATGCAAGCACAAGTTTATCACAAAAaattttgtatgttttgttaACAGAATAACTCCTAaagcaaaaatacaaaatacacCAATTTTCTGTATTTCAGCAGGAGTCCAAGCAGCCTATAACACCCCAAAACTGCTAAACAGCAAGTAGACCCTGCTATATGTTCCAGTTTAAGCAAGATGCTGATCAGGAAATAATGACACAACCTCTTTTGGTTTCCAACAACTCATTAACTAACTGGTGTAAAGAGGGAAGAGACAAGATTCACACCAAATTCAGAGGCAAGAGTTCTGTTTACACTTTTAAAATAGCTATAGCTGTTGATCTTGACTGTGGATGCTTTCATTTATACACCCAGATGTTCTAGCAACATTAGCTGCATAAGAGGGACAAGTAGATAGGTACTAGGAAATGTCATCACAAACCCAACAGTTAACCACAGCAAACTGGTTCAAATGTTTAAGTCGTTCAGAAATACACCAGTAATTTGAACAGAACAGGTATGAACCTTCGTTGtatttttgtgaaagaaagacTGGTTACCATGTTTACTATCAAGAAGATAAAATCTCTTGAAACGGTCGAGAAAAGTAGGACATATCATATCCCCTGTTCTAAATGGGAAAAGACCCTCCTCTTCAAAAGTTCCTGGATAGTAAGTTGCTTCCTGGAACGATCACAATGGTATTGAAGAATCCAAATCCGTTTAAGATGCCGTAAATACGAAAGTCCACGTTTCTTTCCCAAGAGGCCTTTTATTTCCATGTCAAATTCAAGCTTTTCTTACCTTGTGAAGGCGAAAAAGGTctaaactttttctttcaaccgTTGGGATCTTGAATGTAGTCCCCTAAGAAACGATTCATTTATCAAGAAAACTAGTTAGATCAACaggattttttttagaataGGAAATGAGAAGTAAACATGACGaaaccaatatggctgccATCGAGTTGAGTGTTACAAAAATTGTGAACATCCAGCCCACAAAGAGACTGTCTTCTTGATAAATATTTACCTGAAGTTCCCAGAATTTGGCAAGGCTATCTAGAAAGTTAAGTTTGACTCTTGTTCTTGCCTGTATAAGCAAAGAAAGACATCTTAAGACAGAACAATGTAGGGAAAAAGATCTTTAATGGGAGGGACACATGGTTACTGCTGAGGGCCAGTCTTGTACAAGAAAAAACTTTAGATCCTTAACATGAAGTAACAAGGCCCCtaactttttcaaacaaagcaaaatggatCGAGTAAGGGGTTAGGCCTCTTAGATGGCGGTATTGGTCAATATGAACTCCTGGCTTTGGGTGATACGCAGTGCATATCTCGAAAAAAGATGAACAAAAATTACCTCAAGTTCATTCAGACGCTGTACCCTTGGTGTAAACCTAAAGTTTTCCACATCTACTGAAAATGGGGGCTGCCACTCCTAGGATTAAATATGAACTTGTGTTAACGATCCTCTAATGGCCAAAATAAACGcctttacaaaagaaaaataaaaccataGAGACCAAAAAAGGGACTATGACCGGTGGAGGTCGAATCTTGCAAATGCCAGTTCTCTCAGCATACGGCCTTATCTTTGCAATATAAGCCAAAGGGTCCTGGAATTCCTCCTCCGTGGGTTCGAAGACAGGGGCTTCTGGAGGTGGGTTGAAAATGAACTCTTCCTCTTCATCCTCCATAACTGCTGTCGCGTCAAGGTAGAACTTGCCATTTCATAACTAAAGACTCGCATTTCAATTTCAACAacgccatttttaaaattgactAATCATCTCATCTCACCGGAGTTCCACTAGCCTTTATTTGTAAAGACACGTGACTATCAGGAAAGTACCTGATTGGTTGCTGGGTTTTTAAATGATGACGTAGAGCTTCGTAAACACAGaaaagctttttgaaaaagcttTCACTGAGGTAAATTGTTAAATTGCAATATTTACTGGGATATGGGTCAAAGTTTCTAAATGAAAACTCAACTAACCTTACATTCGACTTGTTCTTCGACAAAAATTGTAAGAACTTGAAGGTCATCAAGTTAATGAAACGAAGCTTTCAGTGAGAAGGACTAGGTCCGCCGGAACCGGTTTAATCGCGTGAATAAGTTGCGAAAACGTGATCTTTTCGTGATATGTTACAAGTTTACTGGCTTTAAGCTCTAGGAGAGTTTTAATCCAATGGCGAGTATCATAGACAGTCATTTCTCGTAGAAAGTCCTtacatttaaaatatttctttaaaatttgggGCCACAATGCAGGTATCATAAAGTAAAATAGCGCCATCAAATTTGACCATTTGAATAGTCCTTTTCGTGACAGCCAACTTGTGCCCTCAAAGAGACCTGAAATCTTGAGAATCTTTGTCAAACTTACAAACAAGCTGGAAAATTTCCATGGCCCTTTGAGGGTCAAATGTTCGAAATGCAACGGTTGCAAATGCAGATAAGTAATGCAGTGGGATGCCTGAAAATGTGTGTTAATTCTACTTTTGGTAACAAAAAGCAACATCTGACTCGCCATGATACACAGAAGAGTGAAGGGAAGGGAAGGGGAGGACGGAAGATCAGAGGAGATGAAAAACCACAGCCACACCTAGAAAAGCTTTTGGGAAAGGGCAAGGCAGtatgtgattttttttgtttttgctttgttttgtttttgcttttttttttttcattcttttggTTACGGTCAACCAAGCACCCCCTCCTCCCTCCCCCGATTTCCGATgacttataattatttatctttaCATTTGACCTGTTacgtgaaatattttttcaggTGACCACGTATGTGTAATATCTAT
This portion of the Acropora palmata chromosome 13, jaAcrPala1.3, whole genome shotgun sequence genome encodes:
- the LOC141864374 gene encoding lysine-specific demethylase 5C-like isoform X2 → MEDEEEEFIFNPPPEAPVFEPTEEEFQDPLAYIAKIRPYAERTGICKIRPPPEWQPPFSVDVENFRFTPRVQRLNELEARTRVKLNFLDSLAKFWELQGTTFKIPTVERKSLDLFRLHKTVCEEGGFEYITRKKKWSIVARKMGYQVGKSAPSLLRMNYERYLYPYDIFQAGAFTGDPPPQNSETKRQDKDKDYVPHCSPNTNYQMSRRSKKTGADELGAVDFENNPELKRLQFLAPGPKMAGLTKGTLPTKKDQLKVKQELGDIPMKVNSEPQRYSEPSPRKTMLHESENLLTCPSKQKRQRQNVKLERLMPLKEHEFTRRRPMRRASRKNYFPDTLIVPDEYLCQVCSKGDSEESMLLCDGCDDSYHTYCLIPPLSSVPRGDWRCPRCVAEECNKPIEAFGFEQAKREYTLQSFGEMADSFKREYFKIPPQQVPTEVVEREFWRLVSTMDEDVTVEYGADLHTATHGSGFPRHYNAVTSEEEFYAKSGWNLNNLANLERSVLSHISADISGMKVPWIYVGMCFSSFCWHNEDHWSYSINYMHWGEPKTWYGVPGDCAVAFEQAMKESAPELFEAQPDLLHQLVTIINPNALTSKSVPVVRTNQYAGEFVVTFPRAYHAGFNHGLNLAEAVNFATADWLPIGRLCIDHYREMGRNPVFSHEELVCKMAADPDGLDLDLAKAVYDEMVAIVEREANRRHILKRMGIPEFERGEAFELLPDDERQCLACKTTCFLSAVQCSCSPGKLVCLDCVSDLCSCDSSEKSLRYRYTLQELPSMLLRLKRRADSFDNWATEVKRALDPSDHKVDVSELKQLVNTAEQSQFPDCDLFQQLKAAVAEAERCASVALQLVSRKHRTRPQNGAEAVSMTLLSLDELQGFMQQLQNLPCVVREAELVQELMTRVESFQCEAQKVIQRSNTDVTRLQQLLDNGHSLDVDLPEIPKLKQELRLAKWLEQVNATLANTEEVSFDTLQELLETGNSLPQKTVIDKAVGELRALVALGERWEEKAKLCLHARPRHVMATIETIIQEASRVPLYLPNVSALKEALRKAREWSEKVDQVQNDDYYPYLDVLESLVMRGRPIPVRLEQLPQMESQVAAARAWRDRAARTFLKKNSTASLLEILSPRKDVGLYKGCPKPRKKREKEKEKDKEKEVIIDLVALDEYIGRDPALQVAEFQETERKEIEAMRQLREVNVQRQKEEDSKRKLGESLDGQYCLCRRGPDGFMLQCELCKEWYHGSCVPLPRTQGGKAMSKSLAALEAAKELKYLCPLCFRSRRPRLETIISLLVSLQKLPVRLPEGEALQFLTERVMHWQDRARQYLANEDVASLLTAVSRTSTSWPQGVSAENLSASAALLRLAQGGPQDEASEKPASSDVSVTDESNTSSMGERPKLSEEKRGKAEALMMEGDLLEVSLDESEQLWKVLLSQKNREEQETQIFEAKADKEKVKRKRKKKVEGDKEKEKPAKRPSNGGLNIANGTETEIPKKRKRKEKEKIIKVKKEEIVDVEDDDDDDDDDDDEICAATSCTRPQGDEVGWVQCDVCEKWYHLACVGLSPEKAEAMDSYSCKTCLGEGSSTNSAATTPVPASPESDNIDVGGTTPSATSPSCLVDIESTDVVYQQGKAVTDTLPASLVLSSAEMSSKVNTIDLCSDNEDMDGDVEARTIEISNL
- the LOC141864374 gene encoding lysine-specific demethylase 5C-like isoform X1 yields the protein MEDEEEEFIFNPPPEAPVFEPTEEEFQDPLAYIAKIRPYAERTGICKIRPPPVIVPFLEWQPPFSVDVENFRFTPRVQRLNELEARTRVKLNFLDSLAKFWELQGTTFKIPTVERKSLDLFRLHKTVCEEGGFEYITRKKKWSIVARKMGYQVGKSAPSLLRMNYERYLYPYDIFQAGAFTGDPPPQNSETKRQDKDKDYVPHCSPNTNYQMSRRSKKTGADELGAVDFENNPELKRLQFLAPGPKMAGLTKGTLPTKKDQLKVKQELGDIPMKVNSEPQRYSEPSPRKTMLHESENLLTCPSKQKRQRQNVKLERLMPLKEHEFTRRRPMRRASRKNYFPDTLIVPDEYLCQVCSKGDSEESMLLCDGCDDSYHTYCLIPPLSSVPRGDWRCPRCVAEECNKPIEAFGFEQAKREYTLQSFGEMADSFKREYFKIPPQQVPTEVVEREFWRLVSTMDEDVTVEYGADLHTATHGSGFPRHYNAVTSEEEFYAKSGWNLNNLANLERSVLSHISADISGMKVPWIYVGMCFSSFCWHNEDHWSYSINYMHWGEPKTWYGVPGDCAVAFEQAMKESAPELFEAQPDLLHQLVTIINPNALTSKSVPVVRTNQYAGEFVVTFPRAYHAGFNHGLNLAEAVNFATADWLPIGRLCIDHYREMGRNPVFSHEELVCKMAADPDGLDLDLAKAVYDEMVAIVEREANRRHILKRMGIPEFERGEAFELLPDDERQCLACKTTCFLSAVQCSCSPGKLVCLDCVSDLCSCDSSEKSLRYRYTLQELPSMLLRLKRRADSFDNWATEVKRALDPSDHKVDVSELKQLVNTAEQSQFPDCDLFQQLKAAVAEAERCASVALQLVSRKHRTRPQNGAEAVSMTLLSLDELQGFMQQLQNLPCVVREAELVQELMTRVESFQCEAQKVIQRSNTDVTRLQQLLDNGHSLDVDLPEIPKLKQELRLAKWLEQVNATLANTEEVSFDTLQELLETGNSLPQKTVIDKAVGELRALVALGERWEEKAKLCLHARPRHVMATIETIIQEASRVPLYLPNVSALKEALRKAREWSEKVDQVQNDDYYPYLDVLESLVMRGRPIPVRLEQLPQMESQVAAARAWRDRAARTFLKKNSTASLLEILSPRKDVGLYKGCPKPRKKREKEKEKDKEKEVIIDLVALDEYIGRDPALQVAEFQETERKEIEAMRQLREVNVQRQKEEDSKRKLGESLDGQYCLCRRGPDGFMLQCELCKEWYHGSCVPLPRTQGGKAMSKSLAALEAAKELKYLCPLCFRSRRPRLETIISLLVSLQKLPVRLPEGEALQFLTERVMHWQDRARQYLANEDVASLLTAVSRTSTSWPQGVSAENLSASAALLRLAQGGPQDEASEKPASSDVSVTDESNTSSMGERPKLSEEKRGKAEALMMEGDLLEVSLDESEQLWKVLLSQKNREEQETQIFEAKADKEKVKRKRKKKVEGDKEKEKPAKRPSNGGLNIANGTETEIPKKRKRKEKEKIIKVKKEEIVDVEDDDDDDDDDDDEICAATSCTRPQGDEVGWVQCDVCEKWYHLACVGLSPEKAEAMDSYSCKTCLGEGSSTNSAATTPVPASPESDNIDVGGTTPSATSPSCLVDIESTDVVYQQGKAVTDTLPASLVLSSAEMSSKVNTIDLCSDNEDMDGDVEARTIEISNL